A window of Solanum stenotomum isolate F172 chromosome 3, ASM1918654v1, whole genome shotgun sequence contains these coding sequences:
- the LOC125857576 gene encoding uncharacterized protein LOC125857576: protein MASSAFKSTTRRTTLGGGPAGADDSSGSSGNKAHRRSRSLSRVSHGPRRYEEPVQADLGYNAAPRGKFVNTTRGSGVPEISLDDLAIEFFSQEEDRENSDRGRSERRASGIGHWASETASSRRRGRSVSRQGLKTSAADRKSVAADRSRSNLAKSDASSRRRRSVSVVRYQISDSESDPDHYRNSNSQVDIKKSQSSKISDFPSSMKPTAVNNPKLRRSFSQKDMSLLHDGYSSHSSALTDDDTKDALICKNGIEKTIRAVYAQKKGEHPNGDVNGELYEAMRKELRHAVEEIKTELEQTMGKKTTGSKSGHVARKSYATKLEQEDQRGRDRRIVKELPDTKSSAAGQKQPRRKRSNDRNRTSTQLNDEAEKFFVDFIANIEDTDFSSFDGERSDASSTLGGIAKPRDSITYGEAVNQSPAGANCHPVGTDGVIFPWLQWETSNDGSFTPIKEVETPVSTKPPICDARQDFTSPQNDDSYSMSSHGSWSPAIQQSQQKSRTSYTIEDGGNISGELESCQSSGFDMAEYNKLKRSEELLFERYRERNRISSGGLLLCGHFR from the exons ATGGCGTCATCGGCGTTCAAATCGACGACTCGGAGAACTACCTTAGGAGGAGGTCCCGCGGGAGCCGATGACTCCTCCGGTAGCTCTGGTAACAAAGCTCATCGCCGTTCTAGGAGTCTCAGCCGAGTTTCCCACGGGCCGCGGCGCTATGAGGAGCCTGTACAGGCTGACTTAGGCTACAATGCTGCTCCGCGTGGGAAGTTTGTTAATACGACTAGAGGATCGGGAGTTCCTGAAATCAGCCTTGATGATCTGGCGATAGAGTTCTTTTCTCAAGAGGAGGACAGAGAAAATAGTGACCGTGGCCGGTCAGAAAGGCGTGCGTCGGGGATTGGACATTGGGCGAGTGAAACAGCGTCGTCGAGGAGGCGTGGTAGGTCAGTTTCGAGACAGGGTTTGAAGACTTCTGCTGCTGATCGGAAAAGCGTTGCTGCTGATCGTTCCCGGAGTAACCTAGCTAAGTCAGATGCCAGTTCGAGGAGAAGGAGGTCGGTTTCTGTTGTTCGATATCAGATTAGTGATTCGGAG AGTGATCCAGATCATTATCGAAATTCCAACAGCCAAGTTGACATCAAGAAGAGTCAGAGCAGCAAAATTAGTGACTTTCCGTCATCAATGAAGCCAACAGCTGTAAATAATCCAAAATTAAGGAGGTCTTTTAGCCAAAAAGACATGTCTCTGTTACATGATGGCTACTCT AGTCACTCTTCTGCCTTGACTGACGATGACACAAAGGATGCTCTTATCTGTAAAAATGGCATCGAGAAAACCATTCGAGCAGTTTATGCACAGAAAAAG GGTGAGCATCCAAATGGGGATGTGAATGGTGAACTGTACGAAGCAATGAGAAAAGAACTCAGGCATGCTGTTGAAGAAATCAAAACTGAACTTGAACAA ACCATGGGGAAGAAAACTACTGGCTCCAAGTCAGGTCATGTGGCCAGAAAGAGTTATGCGACAAAATTGGAGCAG GAAGACCAAAGAGGTAGGGATCGGCGGATTGTCAAAGAACTTCCTGATACAAAAAGTTCTGCTGCTGGGCAGAAACAACCACGTAGAAAG AGAAGCAATGATAGAAACAGGACATCAACACAATTGAATGATGAGGCAGAGAAGTTTTTTGTGGATTTCATTGCAAATATAGAAGATACAGATTTTTCTTCATTTGATGGAGAAAGAAGTGATGCAAGTTCCACATTAGGAGGAATAGCTAAGCCAAGGGACAGTATTACTTATGGGGAAGCAGTTAATCAAAGTCCAGCAGGAGCTAATTGTCATCCTGTTGGAACTGACGGGGTTATCTTCCCCTGGTTGCAGTGGGAGACAAGCAATGATGGTTCTTTCACTCCCATAAAAGAAGTGGAAACTCCTGTTAGTACGAAACCGCCAATATGTGATGCAAGACAG GACTTCACCTCCCCTCAGAATGACGATAGTTATTCCATGAGCAGCCATGGGAGTTGGAGCCCAGCTATTCAGCAGAGCCAACAGAAGAGTAGAACAAGCTATACGATTGAAGATGGTGGAAACATATCAGGAGAACTTGAAAGTTGCCAAAGTTCAGGATTTGATATGGCTGAATACAACAAACTTAAACGAAGTGAAGAGCTGTTGTTTGAAAGGTATCGAGAACGGAATAGAATTAGTTCAGGTGGTCTTTTACTTTGTGGTCATTTTCGCTAG
- the LOC125857583 gene encoding glyceraldehyde-3-phosphate dehydrogenase, cytosolic-like — protein sequence MAKVKIGINGFGRIGRLVARVALQRDDVELVAVNDPFISVDYMTYMFKYDSVHGQWKHHELKVKDEKTLLFGEKAVTVFGFRNPEEIPWAQTGADYIVESTGVFTDKDKAAAHLKGGAKKVIISAPSKDAPMFVVGVNEKEYKPELNIVSNASCTTNCLAPLAKVINDRFGIVEGLMTTVHSITATQKTVDGPSAKDWRGGRAASFNIIPSSTGAAKAVGKVLPALNGKLTGMAFRVPTVDVSVVDLTVKLEKEASYDEIKAAIKEESEGKLKGILGYTEDDVVSTDFVGDNRSSIFDAKAGIALSKNFVKLVAWYDNEWGYSTRVVDLIIHMSSVQ from the exons atGG CTAAGGTTAAGATTGGAATTAACG GATTTGGAAGAATTGGCCGATTGGTCGCTCGGGTTGCTCTCCAAAGAGATGATGTTGAACTTGTCGCTGTTAACGACCCCTTCATCTCTGTTGATTACATG ACATATATGTTTAAGTATGATAGTGTACACGGCCAGTGGAAGCATCATGAGCTTAAGGTTAAGGATGAGAAAACCCTTCTCTTTGGTGAGAAGGCTGTTACTGTTTTTGGCTTTAG GAACCCAGAGGAGATTCCATGGGCACAGACTGGAGCTGATTACATTGTGGAGTCCACGGGTGTTTTCACCGATAAGGACAAAGCTGCTGCTCATTTGAAG GGTGGTGCCAAGAAAGTTATCATTTCTGCTCCTAGCAAGGATGCTCCTATGTTTGTCGTTGGTGTCAATGAGAAGGAATACAAGCCAGAGCTCAACATTGTTTCAAACGCTAGCTGTACCACAAATTGCCTTGCTCCCTTGGCCAAG GTTATAAATGACAGATTTGGAATTGTTGAGGGTCTCATGACCACAGTCCACTCCATCACAG CCACTCAGAAGACTGTTGATGGACCATCAGCCAAGGATTGGAGAGGTGGAAGAGCTGCTTCGTTCAACATTATTCCTAGCAGTACTGGAGCGGCCAAGGCTGTTGGGAAAGTGCTACCAGCATTGAATGGAAAGTTAACTGGAATGGCTTTCCGAGTCCCAACTGTTGATGTGTCCGTGGTTGACCTCACAGTGAAGTTGGAAAAAGAAGCTAGTTATGATGAAATCAAAGCTGCCATCAA gGAGGAATCTGAAGGAAAATTGAAGGGAATTCTAGGTTACACTGAAGATGATGTGGTTTCTACGGACTTCGTGGGAGACAATAG ATCAAGCATATTTGATGCCAAGGCTGGAATTGCTTTGAGCAAGAATTTTGTCAAGCTTGTTGCATGGTACGACAACGAATGGGGTTACAG CACACGAGTGGTGGACTTGATTATTCACATGTCATCAGTTCAGTAA
- the LOC125857591 gene encoding uncharacterized protein LOC125857591: MLGRVRRSTISSLEQLELERPSSKIIKADSLSIYETTLMKLREGSRRDTSFPAESSVDGNICCITSGGSPREEASITDTDSSREYLEDTSSCQPTGSLKETKKSNFSLAYMFSRYKSSQCAGGINEEDAMDIEDNTCSANSSLSPNNSQLMSSSVLSTIQEHICSPMI; encoded by the exons ATGCTGGGAAGAGTAAGACGATCGACGATCAGCTCGCTGGAGCAATTGGAGCTGGAGAGGCCATCGTCGAAGATCATCAAAGCTGATTCTCTCTCCATATATG AGACAACTCTTATGAAGCTACGGGAAGGCTCTCGGCGAGATACAAGCTTTCCTGCAGAGAGTTCAGTAGATGGAAATATATGTTGCATTACTTCAGGAGGTTCACCCAGAGAGGAGGCATCAATAACTGATACTGATTCTTCCAGGGAATATCTTGAAGATACCAGTAGTTGTCAGCCCAcaggctccttgaaagaaacaaagaagAGCAACTTTTCACTTGCTTACATGTTTTCTAGGTATAAAAGTTCTCAGTGTGCTGGAGGCATAAATGAGGAGGATGCAATGGATATAGAAGACAATacttgttctgcaaactcttcACTTAGTCCTAACAATTCTCAGTTGATGAGCAGCTCAGTACTGTCCACAATACAGGAACACATTTGTTcccctatgatttga